Proteins found in one Oncorhynchus masou masou isolate Uvic2021 unplaced genomic scaffold, UVic_Omas_1.1 unplaced_scaffold_3031, whole genome shotgun sequence genomic segment:
- the LOC135534113 gene encoding suppressor of tumorigenicity 14 protein-like, with product MEHLDCEDKSDEANCDCGRSLFKTSRIVGGQDAEEGEFPWQVSLHIKNSGHVCGASIISQRWLVTAAHCVQDDAKTRYSQPGVWEAYLGLHVQKQNSKNVQKRNLRQVISHPYYNAYTFDNDIALMELDSPVTFSDYIRPICLPSPQHTFPQGNSVWITGWGATREGGSGASVLQKAQVRIINSTVCNRLMGGQITSRMTCAGVLTGGVDACQGDSGGPLSSPGTSRMFLAGVVSWGDGCARRDKPGIYSTVTKFRGWIKEKTGV from the exons ATGGAACACCTGGACTGTGAGGACAAATCAGATGAGGCCAACTGTG ATTGTGGGCGGAGCCTGTTTAAAACTAGCCGTATCGTGGGTGGACAGGACGCAGAAGAAGGGGAGTTCCCGTGGCAGGTCAGCCTCCACATTAAGAACAGTGGTCACGTGTGTGGTGCTTCCATCATCAGCCAGCGCTGGCTGGTTACTGCTGCTCACTGTGTACAGGATGACGCCAAGACCAG gtattcccagccaggtgtatgggaggCGTACCTAGGCCTTCACGTCCAGAAGCAGAACAGTAAGAACGTTCAGAAGAGGAACCTGCGTCAGGTGATCTCCCACCCGTACTACAATGCCTATACCTTCGACAACGACATCGCTCTGATGGAGCTAGACAGCCCTGTGACCTTTTCTGATTACATCAGACCCATCTGTCTGCCCTCCCCACAACACACCTTCCCCCAGGGTAACTCTGTCTGGATCACAGGATGGGGCGCCACACGAGAAGGAG GCTCTGGTGCATCCGTCCTGCAGAAGGCCCAGGTCCGTATCATCAACAGTACTGTGTGTAATCGGCTGATGGGAGGACAGATCACCTCCAGGATGACGTGTGCTGGTGTGCTGACTGGAGGTGTGGACGCATGTCAG GGGGATTCTGGCGGGCCTCTGTCCAGTCCTGGTACTAGTCGTATGTTCCTGGCTGGAGTGGTGAGTTGGGGTGACGGCTGTGCCCGTAGGGACAAGCCTGGGATCTACAGCACCGTCACCAAGTTCAGGGGCTGGATCAAGGAGAAGACCGGCGTGTAA